Proteins encoded together in one Sinorhizobium sp. B11 window:
- a CDS encoding ABC transporter ATP-binding protein: protein MSHLLEVRDLSVRFATAEPVKGVSFNANPGEMLAIVGESGSGKSLTALALMGLLPRHARAGGEIRFDGRSLLTLSERQLRKVRGRDIAMIFQEPMTSLNPVLSIGDQIIEVLRIHEDLSRRQARARAIELLDLVSIPEPARRIDDYPHQLSGGMRQRVMIAIAVACNPKLLIADEATTALDVTIQAQVLQLLDNLRAKLNMAVILITHDLGIVAQWADRVVVMYAGRKIEEGLPGPVFDTPYHPYTRGLLAASPRLTADYHYRDGPLAEIPGSIVSAAGEKGCSFRPRCPVARPACAQAVPTLFSISAGREVACPYVSVHAEVAHVAPVGR from the coding sequence ATGAGCCATCTTCTCGAAGTCCGCGATCTCTCCGTCCGCTTTGCGACCGCAGAGCCGGTCAAGGGCGTCAGCTTTAACGCCAATCCCGGAGAGATGCTGGCGATCGTCGGCGAATCCGGCTCCGGAAAATCGCTGACGGCCCTTGCCCTGATGGGCCTCCTGCCACGGCACGCCCGGGCGGGCGGCGAGATCCGGTTTGACGGTCGCAGCCTGCTGACGCTGTCGGAACGGCAATTGCGGAAGGTTCGCGGGCGCGACATCGCAATGATCTTCCAGGAGCCGATGACTTCGCTCAATCCGGTTCTGTCGATCGGTGACCAGATCATCGAGGTACTGCGGATCCATGAGGATCTCAGCCGCCGCCAGGCGCGTGCCCGGGCGATCGAGCTTCTGGACCTCGTCAGTATTCCGGAGCCGGCCCGCCGCATTGACGACTATCCCCATCAGTTGTCGGGCGGCATGCGCCAGCGCGTGATGATCGCGATTGCCGTTGCCTGCAACCCGAAACTTCTGATCGCCGACGAGGCGACGACCGCGCTCGACGTGACCATCCAGGCGCAGGTCCTGCAGCTTCTCGATAATCTGCGCGCCAAGCTGAATATGGCGGTCATCCTCATCACCCACGATCTTGGCATCGTGGCGCAATGGGCCGATCGTGTCGTCGTCATGTATGCCGGCCGCAAGATCGAGGAGGGGCTTCCCGGCCCGGTCTTCGACACGCCTTATCATCCCTATACACGCGGCCTGCTGGCGGCCTCGCCGCGGCTGACGGCCGATTATCATTATCGCGATGGGCCGCTTGCCGAAATTCCGGGCTCCATCGTCTCGGCCGCCGGCGAGAAGGGCTGTTCCTTCCGCCCGCGCTGTCCGGTCGCCCGTCCCGCCTGCGCCCAGGCGGTGCCGACGCTGTTTTCCATCTCGGCGGGCCGCGAAGTCGCTTGCCCCTATGTTTCAGTCCACGCGGAGGTCGCTCATGT
- a CDS encoding ABC transporter permease — MTSQKLHTYAGEAIDLAERDSDASRPAPEKPAEPRWTHIHAPDVRASAAPGVAWRGLRRELKVFLSNPTALFGVLFLIATALAALLAPVFYPGDPMEMVARPFLWPGQNPSYPLGTDSMGRDVLAGILHGARISLTVGIAATALGLSAGITIGAMAGYFGGIVDDLLVKVIEIFQTIPSFVLLVVLVAIAQPTTSTVTIAIAIVSWPTVARLTRAEFRSIREKDYVLAARSLGFGHARIIFREILPNALPPLIVTSSVMVASAILMESALSFMGLGDPNRVSWGSMIGAGRDVIRTAWYLTALPGLAIVFTVLALNLLGDGLNDALNPRFSEER, encoded by the coding sequence ATGACCAGCCAGAAGCTTCATACCTACGCCGGCGAGGCAATTGATTTAGCGGAGCGCGATAGTGACGCGTCACGCCCGGCACCCGAGAAACCAGCCGAGCCGCGCTGGACGCATATTCATGCGCCCGACGTGCGCGCCTCGGCTGCACCCGGTGTCGCCTGGCGCGGTCTGCGACGTGAGCTCAAGGTCTTTCTGTCCAATCCCACCGCATTGTTCGGCGTCCTGTTCCTGATCGCCACCGCACTCGCAGCCCTTCTTGCCCCCGTCTTTTATCCAGGCGATCCGATGGAGATGGTGGCGCGACCGTTCCTCTGGCCGGGCCAAAATCCGTCTTATCCGCTCGGTACGGATTCGATGGGGCGCGATGTGCTCGCAGGCATCCTGCACGGCGCGCGCATTTCGCTTACGGTCGGAATCGCGGCGACCGCCCTCGGGCTTTCTGCCGGCATCACGATCGGCGCGATGGCGGGATATTTCGGCGGGATCGTCGACGATCTCCTGGTGAAAGTCATCGAGATCTTCCAGACGATCCCGAGCTTCGTCCTGCTCGTCGTGCTGGTCGCCATCGCTCAGCCCACAACCTCGACCGTCACAATCGCGATCGCCATCGTCAGCTGGCCGACGGTGGCGCGCCTGACACGGGCCGAGTTCCGTTCCATCCGCGAGAAGGACTATGTGCTTGCGGCGCGAAGCCTCGGCTTCGGCCATGCGCGCATCATCTTCCGCGAAATCCTGCCGAACGCCCTGCCGCCCCTGATCGTCACCTCCTCGGTGATGGTCGCCAGCGCCATCCTGATGGAATCGGCGCTATCCTTCATGGGGCTCGGTGATCCCAATCGCGTCTCCTGGGGATCGATGATCGGTGCCGGTCGCGACGTGATCCGCACAGCCTGGTACCTGACGGCGCTGCCGGGCCTCGCGATCGTCTTTACTGTACTGGCACTCAATCTTTTGGGCGACGGTCTCAACGATGCGCTCAATCCGCGCTTTTCGGAGGAACGCTGA
- a CDS encoding ABC transporter permease, translating to MSALKRVARTIRKTVIQAVPTMLGIVILSFFLLKLAPGDAADVMAAESGSATEETMAALRQRFGLDNPLLVQLANYLDNLAHFSLGFSPRYGMPVADLIGQRLPGTLTLMLAALLIAIAVGLLLGSLMATFSGRIADRVISVVSLLFYSIPGFWIGLMLILFFSVKLGWLPSGGDSTIGSRLTGLPALLDRIRYMVLPATSLSLFYLAIYARLTRAAMLEVKSQDFVRTARAKGVSPFFLTTRHVLRNALIPITTMAGMHFGGMLGGAVVVETVYSWPGLGRLAFEAVMARDFSVLLGILLLSSFLVIVANAAVDLLQAWIDPRIGASR from the coding sequence ATGTCGGCACTAAAGCGGGTCGCCCGCACGATCAGAAAGACCGTCATTCAGGCCGTGCCGACCATGCTCGGCATCGTCATATTGAGTTTCTTCCTGCTCAAGCTCGCGCCGGGCGATGCAGCCGACGTGATGGCGGCTGAATCCGGTTCGGCCACGGAAGAAACCATGGCGGCTCTGCGCCAGCGTTTCGGGCTCGACAACCCTCTTCTCGTGCAGCTCGCCAACTACCTGGACAACCTGGCGCATTTCAGCCTCGGCTTTTCACCGCGCTACGGGATGCCGGTTGCAGATCTCATTGGTCAGCGGCTGCCCGGAACACTGACGCTGATGCTGGCCGCGCTGCTGATCGCCATTGCCGTCGGTCTGCTGCTCGGCTCGTTGATGGCAACCTTCTCCGGAAGGATTGCCGACCGCGTGATCTCGGTCGTTTCGCTTCTGTTTTATTCCATCCCCGGCTTCTGGATCGGCCTGATGCTGATCCTGTTCTTTTCCGTCAAGCTCGGCTGGCTGCCGAGCGGCGGCGACAGCACGATCGGATCGCGGCTCACGGGGCTGCCGGCGCTTCTCGACCGCATCCGCTATATGGTGCTGCCCGCAACCTCGCTTTCGCTCTTCTATCTGGCGATCTACGCGCGCCTGACCCGCGCGGCCATGCTGGAGGTAAAATCCCAGGATTTTGTCCGCACCGCCCGCGCCAAGGGTGTGTCGCCCTTCTTCCTGACCACGCGTCACGTGCTGCGCAACGCCCTGATCCCGATCACGACAATGGCGGGCATGCATTTCGGGGGCATGCTCGGCGGAGCAGTGGTGGTCGAGACCGTCTACAGCTGGCCAGGACTCGGCCGGCTTGCCTTCGAAGCCGTGATGGCACGCGATTTCTCCGTGCTGCTCGGCATCCTGCTCTTGTCCTCCTTCCTGGTCATCGTCGCCAACGCGGCCGTCGACCTGCTGCAGGCATGGATTGATCCCAGAATCGGAGCCAGCCGATGA
- a CDS encoding ABC transporter substrate-binding protein produces the protein MPAFPAPTRRNFLLASVALTVASATRLPAFAAPVRGGTATLLLSAEPPVLTTIANTAFNSVYVSPKVIEGLLTYDFELNPQPLLAKEWSVSPDGLVYTFHLRDGVKWHDGQAFTSADVAFSIKTLKEVHPRGRNTFLNLVDVETPDPLTAILKLSKPAPYLITALASSETPIVARHIYEGTKVAENPANLAPIGTGPFKFKEWVRGSHLVYERNPDYWDQPRPYLDQLIVRFIPDAAARSIAIETGEIDLAPSTPVPLSDLERLKTVDGIAFDERGYQYSNGVSRIEFNLERPFFKDIRVRQAFAHVIDRKVILNTINYGYGAAIPGPINPNLAKWYDGDLKTYPIDLAAAEKLLDEAGYPRGSDGVRIRINLDYVPSGETYPRGSEYIRQALAKVGVDATVRSQDFATYTKRIYTDRDFDFAFEGMSNLFDPTVGVQRLYWSKNFKPGVPFSNGSAYSNPKVDALLEAAAIEVDAKKRVDQWREIQQILVEDLPAIDIASQPELTIYNKRIADHTVGGEGVSGSLAYAYLATA, from the coding sequence ATGCCAGCATTTCCTGCCCCGACACGCCGCAATTTCCTTCTTGCTTCCGTTGCGCTCACCGTGGCGTCGGCAACACGCCTGCCGGCCTTTGCCGCTCCGGTGCGCGGCGGCACAGCGACGCTGCTCCTGTCGGCCGAGCCGCCGGTGCTGACGACCATTGCGAACACTGCCTTCAATTCCGTCTATGTCTCGCCGAAGGTCATTGAAGGCCTTCTGACCTATGATTTCGAGCTGAACCCGCAGCCTCTTCTGGCCAAGGAATGGTCGGTGAGCCCGGATGGGCTCGTCTACACGTTCCACCTGCGCGACGGCGTAAAATGGCATGACGGCCAGGCCTTTACCTCGGCTGACGTTGCCTTCTCGATCAAGACGCTGAAGGAGGTTCATCCGCGTGGCCGCAACACGTTCCTCAACCTCGTCGACGTCGAAACGCCGGATCCGCTGACGGCGATCCTGAAACTCTCCAAGCCGGCGCCCTATCTCATCACCGCCCTTGCCTCCTCGGAGACGCCGATCGTAGCGCGTCACATCTATGAGGGGACGAAGGTTGCCGAAAATCCTGCAAATCTCGCGCCGATCGGCACAGGTCCCTTCAAGTTCAAGGAATGGGTCCGCGGCAGCCACCTCGTCTATGAGCGCAACCCCGATTACTGGGACCAGCCGCGCCCCTATCTCGACCAGCTCATTGTCCGTTTCATTCCCGATGCCGCAGCACGCTCGATCGCCATCGAGACCGGAGAGATCGACCTTGCCCCCTCGACACCCGTTCCGCTCAGCGATCTCGAACGTCTGAAGACGGTCGACGGCATCGCTTTCGACGAGCGCGGCTACCAATATTCGAATGGGGTTAGCCGCATCGAGTTCAACCTCGAACGGCCCTTCTTCAAGGACATCCGCGTTCGCCAGGCCTTCGCCCATGTGATCGACCGCAAGGTGATCCTCAACACCATCAACTACGGCTACGGCGCGGCCATTCCCGGCCCGATCAATCCCAATCTTGCCAAATGGTATGATGGCGACCTGAAGACCTATCCGATCGATCTTGCCGCCGCCGAGAAACTGCTCGACGAGGCAGGCTATCCACGCGGCAGCGACGGCGTGCGCATCCGCATCAATCTCGACTATGTGCCGAGCGGCGAAACCTATCCGCGTGGTTCCGAATATATCCGCCAGGCGCTTGCCAAGGTCGGCGTCGATGCCACGGTGCGCAGCCAGGACTTCGCCACCTATACCAAGCGCATCTATACCGATCGCGATTTCGATTTCGCCTTCGAGGGAATGAGCAACCTCTTCGATCCGACCGTCGGCGTTCAGCGCCTCTACTGGAGCAAGAACTTCAAGCCGGGCGTGCCCTTCTCCAACGGCTCGGCCTACAGCAATCCGAAGGTCGATGCATTGCTCGAGGCCGCGGCAATCGAGGTCGATGCCAAGAAGCGTGTCGATCAATGGCGCGAGATCCAGCAGATCCTTGTCGAGGACCTGCCGGCGATCGACATCGCCAGCCAGCCGGAGCTGACCATCTACAACAAGCGCATCGCCGACCACACAGTGGGTGGAGAAGGCGTCTCGGGCAGCCTTGCCTACGCTTATCTCGCCACAGCCTGA
- a CDS encoding LLM class flavin-dependent oxidoreductase — MSIQHPPGSIVGLAKFSAPTDFAESPLSQALKQPVLLGLFLPIQAGGWTQSTLERSTDWSFDYNKALTLKAEELGFDLVFALSQWLPKGGYGGVFNGQALDSFTTTAALAGLTKKIMLISTMHVLYGPWHPLHLAKFGATLDHITGGRWGINVVTGHRAVEHEMFGWPRIEHDRRYELAAEFLEVVQRLWSDTENFSFEGESSWKLGGGFVTPKPNFGRPILVNATGSDAGIAFAGRYSDIVFITSPTGADINSALQSLPAHTKRVKDAARDVGRTVRTLLNPMVICRPTDKEAWELADRIVAHGDQRSPQGFSSLNSDAHAWKGRDPQDPYRFVGGNIRVIGSPESVVDQFQKLKAAGIDGLQLSFFDFRDELEFFGTDVLPLMKQAGLRH, encoded by the coding sequence ATGTCCATTCAACACCCTCCCGGCTCTATCGTGGGTCTCGCGAAATTCTCCGCCCCCACCGACTTTGCCGAAAGCCCACTGTCGCAGGCGCTCAAGCAGCCGGTGCTGCTCGGCCTGTTCCTGCCGATCCAGGCCGGCGGCTGGACGCAATCCACGCTCGAGCGATCGACAGACTGGAGCTTCGATTACAACAAGGCGCTGACGCTGAAGGCCGAAGAACTCGGCTTCGATCTGGTTTTCGCCCTGTCGCAGTGGCTGCCGAAAGGCGGCTATGGCGGCGTCTTCAACGGCCAGGCGCTCGACAGCTTCACGACAACGGCAGCGCTTGCCGGCCTGACCAAGAAGATCATGCTGATCTCCACCATGCATGTCCTTTACGGGCCGTGGCATCCGCTGCATCTCGCCAAATTCGGTGCGACGCTCGACCACATCACCGGTGGCCGCTGGGGCATCAATGTCGTGACGGGTCACCGTGCCGTCGAGCATGAAATGTTCGGCTGGCCACGCATCGAGCACGACAGGCGCTACGAACTGGCGGCCGAATTCCTCGAAGTCGTCCAGCGTCTTTGGAGTGATACCGAGAATTTCTCCTTCGAGGGCGAGAGCAGCTGGAAGCTCGGTGGCGGCTTCGTGACGCCCAAGCCGAATTTCGGCCGACCGATCCTCGTCAACGCCACGGGTTCGGATGCCGGCATCGCCTTCGCCGGCCGCTATTCGGACATTGTCTTCATCACCAGCCCGACGGGCGCCGATATCAACAGCGCGCTTCAATCGCTGCCGGCCCACACGAAAAGAGTGAAGGATGCGGCCAGGGACGTCGGACGCACGGTGCGCACCCTGCTCAATCCGATGGTCATCTGCCGGCCGACTGACAAGGAGGCCTGGGAGCTTGCCGACCGGATCGTCGCCCATGGCGACCAGCGCTCGCCGCAGGGCTTTTCGTCACTGAACTCGGATGCGCATGCCTGGAAAGGCCGCGATCCGCAGGATCCCTACCGTTTCGTCGGCGGCAATATCCGCGTCATCGGCTCGCCCGAAAGCGTGGTCGACCAGTTCCAGAAACTGAAAGCCGCCGGTATCGACGGATTGCAGCTCAGCTTCTTCGATTTCCGGGATGAACTCGAATTCTTCGGCACCGACGTGCTGCCACTGATGAAGCAGGCCGGCCTGCGCCACTGA
- a CDS encoding ABC transporter substrate-binding protein, whose protein sequence is MTSNTISEIWYTRCPVPTPVGLAAQLGYLEEGFRKEGVTLKSIIDSPDRAIRQSHFNHTLDWSFRHGGNVPPIRARSEGRKTRLVGITWTDEFQAIITLPGTGIATSRDLKGRRFGIARRPEGIVDFMRATALKGLLSALSLEGLALDDVEIIDIALADSVLATQEGPSLFGLKRRQAYGEEIAALLRGDVDAIYVKGTAGISVANLIGAVQVAEFGFHPDPKIRINSGSPRVLTVDELLAEERPDLVHRLLEAIYQAGDWAQAHPDETRRFVAREAGATEEQVLAANGPEVHRHLGLGLEPELVEAVGHYKNFLRDFGFLAADFDIADWVDRRHVDSFHTRAVA, encoded by the coding sequence ATGACCAGCAATACCATTTCGGAAATCTGGTATACGCGCTGCCCGGTGCCGACCCCGGTCGGGCTCGCCGCCCAGCTCGGCTATCTCGAGGAAGGCTTCCGCAAGGAAGGCGTGACGCTGAAGTCGATCATCGACTCTCCCGACCGCGCCATCCGCCAGAGCCATTTCAACCATACGCTCGACTGGTCCTTCCGCCACGGCGGCAATGTGCCGCCGATCCGCGCCCGCTCGGAGGGCCGCAAGACAAGGCTCGTCGGCATTACCTGGACGGATGAATTTCAGGCGATCATCACCTTGCCGGGAACCGGGATCGCCACCAGCAGGGATCTAAAGGGACGCCGCTTCGGCATCGCCCGGCGTCCAGAAGGCATAGTCGATTTCATGCGCGCGACGGCCTTGAAAGGTCTCCTGTCGGCTCTGTCGCTGGAGGGCCTGGCGCTCGACGACGTCGAGATCATTGACATCGCGCTTGCCGATTCCGTGCTCGCCACCCAGGAGGGACCATCGCTCTTCGGTCTGAAGCGTCGCCAGGCCTATGGCGAAGAGATCGCAGCTCTGCTGCGCGGTGATGTGGATGCGATCTATGTAAAGGGTACGGCCGGCATCAGCGTCGCCAATCTGATCGGCGCCGTTCAGGTGGCGGAATTCGGTTTTCACCCCGACCCGAAGATCCGCATCAATTCTGGCTCGCCGCGTGTTTTGACGGTCGACGAACTGCTTGCCGAGGAACGCCCCGATCTGGTCCACCGGCTTCTGGAAGCGATCTACCAGGCAGGTGATTGGGCACAGGCCCATCCGGATGAAACGCGTCGCTTCGTTGCGCGCGAGGCTGGCGCCACTGAGGAGCAGGTGCTGGCGGCAAATGGGCCGGAGGTCCACCGCCATCTCGGCCTTGGGCTGGAGCCCGAACTGGTCGAGGCAGTCGGCCACTATAAGAATTTCCTTCGGGACTTCGGGTTCCTGGCCGCCGATTTCGATATTGCCGACTGGGTCGACCGTCGTCACGTCGACAGCTTTCACACCCGCGCTGTCGCCTGA
- a CDS encoding acyl-CoA/acyl-ACP dehydrogenase, which yields MLQETIDPLDRARRLAKDFSERAHHFDASGEFPFENFTRLYEARLLGLVTAPEHGGHGGGLTDAQAVISEIARGEPSTALVLAMHFNSHYTLRRFGKWPAHLAERVLLANRQGPALINAAQAEPRIGSPAHGALPETIARRKGDSWRITGRKTYVTGIPILKWVSLLALTDEAEPRLASFLVPTDRPGFTVEKTWNAAGMHATASDDIILEDVVIPFEDLIEAQPASEPIRREEHATAFFFSLIGAVYHGVALSARDKVLTFSARHAPASLGAPIATVPRIQDGLGEIEVRLSTNARLLRSLGEDVDAGKPVGIDAMAVRHAVIDNAVAVTNLALDLAGNPGLNRDFGLERHHRDAITGRSHAPQNHMVRAIAAKNALARLEAGRI from the coding sequence ATGCTGCAGGAAACGATCGATCCACTTGACAGGGCACGAAGGCTTGCCAAGGATTTCTCCGAACGCGCGCACCATTTCGATGCGAGCGGAGAATTTCCCTTCGAGAACTTCACCCGGCTTTACGAGGCGCGGTTACTCGGCTTGGTGACAGCTCCCGAGCACGGCGGCCATGGCGGCGGCCTTACAGATGCCCAGGCGGTGATCAGCGAGATCGCCCGCGGCGAGCCATCGACGGCGCTGGTGCTCGCCATGCATTTCAACAGCCACTATACGCTGCGGCGGTTCGGAAAATGGCCAGCTCATCTTGCGGAGCGGGTTCTTCTCGCCAATCGGCAAGGTCCAGCCCTGATCAATGCCGCCCAGGCAGAACCCCGGATCGGCTCTCCCGCCCATGGCGCATTGCCAGAGACGATCGCTAGGCGCAAGGGCGACAGCTGGCGTATTACCGGTCGCAAGACCTACGTCACCGGCATACCGATCCTCAAATGGGTATCGCTGCTGGCGCTGACGGACGAGGCCGAGCCACGGCTTGCCTCCTTCCTGGTGCCGACCGACAGACCCGGCTTTACGGTCGAAAAAACCTGGAATGCCGCCGGAATGCACGCGACCGCCAGCGACGACATCATCCTTGAAGACGTCGTCATTCCCTTCGAAGACCTGATCGAGGCACAGCCCGCTTCAGAACCGATCCGGCGGGAGGAACATGCCACGGCCTTCTTCTTCTCGCTGATCGGCGCCGTCTATCATGGGGTGGCGCTGTCGGCCCGTGACAAGGTGCTTACCTTTTCGGCCCGCCATGCGCCGGCAAGCCTCGGCGCACCGATTGCGACCGTGCCGCGCATTCAGGACGGTCTCGGCGAGATAGAAGTCCGCCTGTCGACGAATGCCAGGCTGCTGCGCTCGCTCGGCGAAGATGTCGATGCCGGCAAGCCGGTCGGCATCGACGCCATGGCCGTGCGCCATGCGGTGATCGACAATGCGGTCGCCGTTACGAACCTGGCACTCGATCTTGCCGGCAATCCCGGCCTCAACAGGGATTTCGGACTGGAACGCCATCACCGCGACGCGATCACCGGCCGCTCGCACGCGCCGCAGAACCACATGGTCCGGGCAATCGCTGCGAAAAATGCCCTCGCCCGCCTGGAAGCGGGGCGCATCTGA
- a CDS encoding ABC transporter substrate-binding protein — protein MSINRRQFNQLLLAGSAGLALGGVPTFAAAAATETPVRGGTLNWAYYPDPSALIAINTSSGTGQAIGPKINEGLFDFDYDLNPIPLLATEWSVSEDQLRYTFKLREGVKWHDGTDFTSADVAFTIFRLKEAHPRGRITYQNVTAVETPDPHTAIVVLTKPAPYLITALSSSESPIVPKHVYETFKPQEQPKLAQTIGTGPFLLKEWVPGSHLIFERNPNYWDAGKPYLDRVILRVILDPAARAAALETGEIDIGANPVPLSDIERLKTNPNLVVDTTTYAYSGPQQQLFFNYENEILTKRDVRLAIAHAIDLQKLVDIALFGYAQVSPSPISTALPKWYDPSIKAREPDPKLAEKLLDTAGYPRGANGVRFKLRLAYNSFLPPSYADFIRQSLAAVGIDAEILKFDLATFLKTVYTDRAFDLVIESLSNTFDPTLGVQRAYWSKNFKIGLVFSNASHYANPEVDRLLEAAAVEPDEAKRRDLWYQFQRIIHEDVVSVDLVAAGAQIVANKKVRNFAPGAQGINNSFGQIWLSPNA, from the coding sequence ATGTCGATCAATCGCCGCCAGTTCAATCAGCTTCTCCTTGCAGGCTCGGCCGGGCTTGCGCTTGGGGGCGTTCCAACGTTTGCCGCCGCTGCGGCAACCGAGACGCCCGTCAGGGGTGGTACGCTCAATTGGGCCTATTATCCCGATCCAAGTGCGCTCATTGCCATTAATACGTCCTCGGGCACGGGGCAGGCCATCGGGCCGAAGATCAACGAAGGCCTCTTCGACTTTGATTACGATCTTAACCCCATCCCGCTTCTTGCGACGGAGTGGTCGGTCAGCGAGGATCAGTTGCGTTATACGTTCAAGCTGCGCGAAGGGGTCAAATGGCATGACGGGACCGACTTCACATCGGCCGACGTAGCCTTCACCATTTTCCGGCTGAAGGAAGCCCATCCGCGCGGTCGCATCACCTATCAGAACGTGACGGCCGTGGAGACGCCCGATCCTCATACGGCAATCGTTGTGCTCACCAAGCCTGCACCATACCTCATCACCGCGCTCTCAAGCTCGGAATCGCCGATCGTGCCGAAGCATGTCTACGAAACCTTCAAGCCGCAGGAGCAGCCCAAGCTTGCCCAGACGATCGGAACAGGCCCGTTCCTGCTGAAGGAATGGGTGCCGGGCAGTCACCTGATCTTCGAGCGCAATCCGAATTATTGGGATGCCGGAAAACCCTATCTCGATCGTGTCATCCTGCGCGTCATTCTCGATCCGGCCGCCCGTGCTGCCGCGCTCGAGACGGGTGAGATCGACATCGGTGCCAACCCCGTTCCCCTGTCCGACATCGAGCGCCTCAAGACAAATCCCAATCTGGTCGTGGACACGACGACCTATGCCTATTCGGGACCGCAGCAGCAGCTCTTCTTCAACTATGAGAATGAAATCCTGACAAAGCGTGACGTGCGCCTGGCAATCGCCCATGCCATCGACTTGCAGAAGCTCGTCGATATCGCCCTGTTCGGCTATGCGCAGGTCTCGCCGAGCCCGATCAGTACTGCCTTGCCAAAATGGTATGATCCGAGCATCAAGGCCCGTGAACCGGATCCCAAGCTTGCAGAAAAGCTGCTCGACACGGCTGGCTACCCGCGCGGGGCAAATGGCGTGCGCTTCAAACTTCGTCTTGCCTATAATTCCTTCCTCCCGCCTTCCTATGCCGATTTCATCCGGCAATCTCTGGCTGCCGTCGGTATTGACGCGGAAATTCTCAAGTTCGACCTCGCGACGTTCCTGAAGACCGTCTATACGGACCGCGCCTTCGATCTTGTCATCGAATCCCTGTCCAACACGTTCGATCCCACACTCGGAGTCCAGCGCGCCTACTGGTCGAAGAACTTCAAGATCGGGCTCGTCTTTTCAAACGCCAGCCACTACGCCAATCCCGAGGTCGACAGGTTGCTCGAAGCCGCTGCCGTTGAGCCTGACGAGGCCAAGCGGCGTGATCTCTGGTATCAGTTCCAGCGGATCATTCATGAGGATGTCGTGTCGGTCGATCTCGTCGCGGCAGGCGCCCAGATCGTTGCAAACAAGAAGGTCAGGAATTTCGCTCCCGGAGCGCAGGGCATCAACAACAGTTTCGGCCAGATATGGCTGAGCCCGAACGCCTGA
- a CDS encoding amidohydrolase family protein, with amino-acid sequence MSNDLDIVDIHTHLWPVDWGQNGSKRISAGLPDGVLKKIVDPARLIDEFAAAGVSLAVLSTTIESLFGMEKATDPAVIAEVNDWLAGLVKAHPDRLAALATIDPFSGEAAAQEAERALGKLGLAGLVVDSFRDGKFIGDPVARPALEVAARLGKPVFVHPVNAPQADILIAGAGKLGNSLGRGLMNGVAFLSVLENGLLDEFPDLNFVFATLGLGAVVQAARGGAYSRQNRAAGNKPNIYFDTMGDDPSIIAILVEFFSAERVLAGTDWPILPALSAERLAQSLTAAGLDAQSRLLVAGGNARRLLGGLGQ; translated from the coding sequence ATGAGCAATGACCTGGATATTGTCGACATTCACACACATCTCTGGCCCGTCGATTGGGGGCAAAACGGCAGCAAACGCATATCCGCCGGGCTCCCAGACGGCGTGTTGAAGAAGATTGTCGATCCGGCCCGTCTGATTGACGAGTTTGCTGCAGCCGGCGTCTCGCTCGCCGTCTTGAGCACGACCATCGAAAGCCTGTTCGGGATGGAGAAGGCGACCGATCCTGCCGTGATTGCCGAGGTGAACGACTGGCTTGCCGGACTGGTCAAGGCCCATCCCGATCGTCTTGCGGCACTGGCAACGATCGATCCCTTTTCCGGCGAGGCGGCTGCGCAAGAAGCGGAGCGTGCACTTGGAAAACTCGGATTGGCGGGTCTGGTCGTCGATTCCTTTCGTGACGGCAAGTTCATCGGCGATCCGGTCGCCCGGCCTGCGCTGGAAGTGGCTGCCCGTCTCGGAAAACCGGTCTTTGTCCATCCCGTCAATGCACCGCAGGCAGATATCCTCATTGCCGGCGCCGGTAAGCTCGGCAATTCGCTGGGCCGGGGCCTCATGAACGGCGTCGCGTTCCTGTCGGTTCTGGAAAACGGTCTGCTGGACGAATTTCCGGATCTGAATTTCGTTTTCGCAACTCTTGGCCTCGGGGCAGTTGTGCAGGCGGCGCGGGGCGGTGCCTATTCCCGGCAGAACCGTGCGGCCGGGAATAAGCCCAACATCTACTTCGACACGATGGGCGACGATCCTTCGATCATCGCCATATTGGTGGAGTTCTTCAGCGCGGAACGCGTTCTTGCCGGAACGGACTGGCCGATCCTTCCCGCCCTTTCCGCGGAGAGGTTGGCGCAGAGCCTGACGGCGGCGGGTCTGGACGCCCAGTCACGGTTACTTGTGGCTGGCGGCAATGCGCGTCGGCTTTTGGGCGGGCTTGGTCAGTAG